CTGCAAGCTCCTAATGTGTCATacatttcaaaatcaaatggGTAATGATACAACTATATTGTTATACTAGGACAACATAAATCAGTTGTAGTCATTAGTACTTATTTATGTTacataaatatttttgtcaTGTCTCTCGTCCAGTAAAATTTAGATTCATACGAACCACTTCTACATTACAAATGATTTAGGAGCTTCTCCCTCTGGGCCAATAAACTTAGGGTCTCTCCATGGGCCTATGTCCGACAATGCTAAGCCACCTTTAGAGCTACTAACTTCAGATTTACCACCATATTTAACAGGCAAGTTCTCTGCTGGGATCTGCTTCAACAGCTCTTTCTTATATGATGATCCCAAGATGAAAATCTTTGAAACTGTAACCGGATCTAAGAATGGCTTGAATAGACGGAAGGCAGTAGAGAATCCAAATGGAGCGTTGATCAAGTAAAACTTACCCATCCGTTCTGGGTAATAGTTTTGACCAATATGTGATGCTTCCTTAACATAAGAAAGAACATGATATGcacttgaaattgaaataccCTTTAAATCCATAATAGTACATGAAGTCTCTATTAAATAACCCCTACTTCTAGAACATGCTGGTAGTCTATATTTAACAAATGATTCATACTCCCAAACTAGGTTCTTGATCATACGTTCGTGGGTTGTAATCTTGTACATCTCATTTAAGTTAACTGTACCGAGTTCTTCGAAATAAACAGGTCTACCGTCTTTATCGATCTTATGGTAGTATTGTGGATAGTACTTAGCAACCAATGGTTTCTCTTCATAATGGAAGTCCTCCAAGATGGTATCCACACCAGCAGACTTCCTCCATTTTTCACACGCGACATACATCTCTTTGGCCATAGCAACATTAAATTTTCTGGCTCTCAGAAATCTTAGTAAAGTAGCATCATCAAGTCTCAGCTTATATCCATCTTTTTGTAATTGCTCTTTCAATTGAGCCAGagcttttttttgagaATCATTCAAGTTACCTGGAGTGCCTGAAGGCGACCCTGGTTCACACACAGATGGAAACGAATCCAGAATCTCTTTCTCCTTCTTAATAGCCTCTTCACTCATCAGTAGTGTAATCGTATGTCACTGTCTTTATGCTTAGGTGACCAAGAAGATAGTTTGGCATGCTCAACATAACtcaatttttatatatctGATCCCTATTCGATGAGCATCAAAGAGCTTTCTCGAAGTACGGATTTACCTCGGATTACCTTACAACGTGGTGAACGATTCTTCCAAGGCCGATTCGAGGATTGAATCATTCGCAATGGGATCGGCAACATATTGCAACACTTGCAGGGCTATACCAACCGACTTCGTCTGTATACACTAACAACTACAAGGGTTCAAAGCCTTTCAATTCCCAATTCCAAATGAAACACATGATTACTCCTTTTACCTCTTACAACATAACTCATTTTCCAGTTCAAGAACATAAATCTACAATACTAGGTCTTCCATGGTACACCAAGATATATACAAACGTTCCAGTCTCATCAGTAACTTGCATCCATTAATCtgtataataataacaacgCCTGCTCTTATAGGCTATATTCACAAATAATAGTCTAAAGTCTTAGCTTTGCTGTTGATAAATCAACTTACCCGGCTCTTAGTACCCATTTCTGCAATGAATGGGAATTCCCGTCTGGAACCTTCGCACTACGTAATACCAGTATAACCATATATGTCATTTGTGAATAAGATAATACCAACATTGAGGAATTTGTTGGCCATAGCTGGATTAATCCTTCTCGACGTAATAGTACAACATATTCAATACTTATACAATTGCCTCTACGCGCTACGACTCGAGCGAATCCTGTGAATATTCTACTTGATCTAGAGTGAAAGTCCCAATAATCAATACCTTGTCCATACACTTTTACAGCTAGGCAACTAGCACAAAATATATGATTTGACCACCTCGTTAGGCGATTGTTATAACTTATAGAGTGGAAAAATAAGataatttataaatattataaaacaTGAAGGAAGCCACTGATGATTACGATTTATCGAAATTGGTCTCTAACTTCTATAGACTAGAGAAAATAACGAAGATAAACTATGCTCAATACCTACCGAAGAAGCAAAATGATCAATGGGGTATTCAGATGGAGATTCAAATGAGGAAGAAAGATAGAAAGCTATTGGTGGCTTTACTTTCTAAGGAATTGTGGTGTTTTAGTATAAACGATCAAGTTCTGCCATCGCCGAATGATATTGATCCCGAACTGAACGTTAGCGCAGATAAAACTGGTAGTTTCACAGCAGATTACTCAAAACCTAACCTACCTCCGCATTATGCATTATTCCTAAAATCCTTGAAAAGAATGATCTATCTCAACTTAGTTGAACAATCCAAAAACACCCTTGTGCAGTTTGGGAATTCATGTATTAACATTACCAAGAATAATGAGAGCAACAATCTACTACAAATTGAACCCCATTTGTTTTCTAATAGTGAGTTGGCTATATCAATATGTGTCAAAGATTTGGGATTGCTGCCACTCAAGGTCAACAGTATTGATCCGGCGTTTTTGAGTTCTCATGCATTATATATGGCTCCTTCAGGCGTCAGAGTATATTTGgtggaaaacaaaaatgataaCTCTGGTACAAATCAGGAACACTTGCACAAATATCTAGTGCCTGTGCCAGAAAACGGTGAGGTGTTGTTAAAGACTTTGTACGCCTCTCATGGAATTAAGTTAAACAGTAGCACATGCCAATGGGTAAATATAATACCTAATATAACACATTTAAATGGTAGGGCCCCTAATATTTCACAATATATGGATTTACCAAAAGAACTTAGAACTATTGTTTGGCCGCTTGATTTAGTATTTGCTCAACCCGCCCTTGACATCGACTCCTCAACAACTTTAAGTCAAATCAATGGTTTGGATACCTTTGAGGATACTCTATCTCTCATAGATAACTTCCTTCAACTAAAGCAATCCTCATCATATCGAACACCAGGTAGTTCAGGAGGTTTAACTGGAACTAATATTGGTACAAACGTATTCAGCTCTGAAGGTGCTTATACCGATCAATTTCAAGTATATCCGAAATCACAGACTaatcaacaacaaacatCGAGTAATTCAAAAGTTTCTCCATCAGATGCAGCATCTCCTTATCCGGGTATCGATAAAATTATTGAGCAAAAGCAGTTCACACCAGACTTTATGGCCAGTCCAAGTGTCAGCGGCAACAGCAATGAGTTATTTAATGATAGAAAGAATGGGCATACAGATTTACTAATAAGTCCATCAAAGATGGATGTCGACACGGACTTCCCAGGGAGTAACCTTGCTGGTCAAGAGGCTCCATCGCAACCTGCTTCCGATGTGAAAAAGAGCTCTGTTTCTGCGAGTGATTCTGAATTGTTCggtgaagaagatgaagacgaagatgaTGCTGACCTATTTGGAGAAAGCAATAACGACTCAACTGGAGAATCAAACGCAAATAATTCAAAGGGAGAAATAACTGAAGATATTTTCGCTTCATCTGATGACGAAAGCAGTCTTCAACCTAAAAAGGAAAGTACTTTTTATGACGGAATAAAGAATGGAAGCGCAGAAAGTGGTCTAAACATGCAAGACAGAGccaatttgaaaagaacaTATCTAGATATTAGAATCGAAGAAACCCCACTGTCGAGCCCCTTATATACTGATCCAGGTGCACCTCTTCCGGTCGAGACCCCAAGAGATCGAAGAAAAAGTGTGTTTGCTCCATTAAATTTTAATCCCATTATTGCAAAAGATGTCgataataaatacaaaaatggAGGTAAATACTCTTTTAGTCCATTACAAAAGGAAGAGGCTCTAAATTTTGATGTTTCTAGGACTGAACTTTCAAGTTCGGAAGGTGAAGATTCTGAAAGCTCTGATGATGAACTAGAAGACCTAGCCAACAAAAATGATGGTGTGGTGTATGACAAGGCAGAAAATATAGGTTATAAAACGTTTGCTAACCTCCAAGATTCTGTACCTCCCGGTCTAATAAAACAAGATTTTCTTGGAAATCCTTATCTTGCATCTTTAGAAGGCTCCAAAGAGGGGCAAAATACAATATGGAAAATGCCACAAACAGACATAGCTCAAACGGAATCCCCACTCAAAGCAATTGATACATCAATTGGGCCAGATGGTACACTCCCAAATACTACAAGTTCAGAACAAAGCAAATCAGTCTATGTTCATGACTATGGCATATCACCTACAAAAATGAGTAATGACCCGGCTTTCGACACTGCTAAAATAGAAGGCAAGTATGAATTTATGAATAATTTCCCAAGTAGctttccatttttattGCGTCATATGCCATTATCATTGATCCCTGACACTTTTAAGCACCTAAATCCCACCATCACAGTCAATGAGAGGAACAACCAGATCATTGACTTATTGGCCGAACAGATTGTCTATGATTATAATATACTAGGAAATTTAACCATTCCAGATGTACCTTACTCTGGCATACGCAATTACTCAAATGGGGTAGTTAAAAATACAATCGATAATTTGTTTAGTGAGTTTACAAGACTCGATGGAACAACACTGATATCAAGGTTGTACCCCATGGAAACACCATTTGTTTCTGTTCGTAAACAGCATGATCAAATCAAACTGAGATCTGATGTCCAACAATTTACAAAATATGCAAACCTAAAACCGGTCCGAGGaatcaaaaattttaaatttttaGTTTTAACAGATTCTTTTAAGGAAGATTGCATACAGTTCATATCATCACTGTCTCAAACCTATATCAATCACGAATTAGGGTTCTGCGAGCACCTACAACTCACAAATGAGGATAGTAAAGGCCTCATCTATCTTAAAGACTTTGAAGATAgtaaattattattactagCTGCCCAAATTGTGTCATACTTGTCAACAAATCGTACCTCAGGAAAGGAAGTTGCCTTTATGATGATAATTCCGGTGCAACGATGTGATATATCTGAGCTTGTAGAGAAGACTGCtaaatttcaaatcatACAGAATGAGGTTAAGGCAAAGATTCCTAGCATGGAACTTTACTTAAAAATTGTACCTATGGATTTTATTAAGAGTCCATTAACATCAGTGGATGATTACACAAACTTGTGTATTAGTATCTACAATATTCTTCCGAATAAAATGATTAAATTTACTCATATACGAAAGCAAATACCAGAGAAACTAACTTTTAAGACTTCTCAACAAGCATCTGCTTTCAAGTATGATGCGTATATCCATTTAGCATACTCTCGTAGTGTTGATAAGCAGTGGATGTTTGCGGCACTCTCTGATAGTGCTGGGAAGGAAAACATGATGAAAACATGGTATCTAGGCTCATCCAAGAACAAATTTGATGAGGCTTGTAATCATATCTGGGAAATGGCGTTATCCTTAGCTGGAAAGAACTACGGGAAGGTATGTCTCATATTAACAAGATTAAACGGTATATTACCAGATGATGAGTTGATGAACTGGAGAAGGTTGAGTGGCCGAAACATACACTTAGCTGTTGTGTGCGTAGACGATAACACTAAAATATCGTTTTTTGACCGCAATGAATCGTATCCTTCTTACAAGCGACTATACCAAAATGCCAATTCAATAGAGACATTGGTTGACCCTGAACGCATAGATGATTACTTAATACGTGATTTAGACCAAGATATTCACGGTGTCATTTTCGAAAATCCCTTTCCTTTGGTGAACTCTTTACACAGATGTGCGATCAAGTCTGGCGCACTTGTTAAGTTCAATGTAAGTACAACTGCGACAGAACCCCACTCtcttgataaatttgaagtcAATCTGTTGAATTGCCCCCACTCGGATAGTTTCAAGTTGTTGGAGACTATATTAGAAGAATTCAGAAACTTGGCCGCATTAAACGTGTGGTTTGGTATTACCAACGGCGAAAATGGGCATATCCCATGGCATGTCCTTGCCGtaaagaaaatgatgaagacTTTGGTACATACCCGGGTGAAAGTAGCACAGTAACTCTAGTTAGTCCCACTAACGTATATACACTATTTGCAATCAAATTCATAGCTTTTTGTAAATCTACTATTTTTGTTAgcaaatttcaaataattaCAATATGTCCTGGGCACCCAGGGGTTCATCTTTTGAGAATAACCTAAAAACTATATCGTCCTGTGCCTCATTGGTATATCTTGCTGTGAAACCGTATATCCAAAATAGTATGTAAGTATTATTGTTAGTGCCTTGAGACTGGGTACATAGCTGGTAATTGTGGCTATAGACACTATTTGTCACTATGCCCCTCACCCGAATCTTGAAAAGGAGTGTAATCAGGTGGGGCAATCCCGTGATTCATCAAGTTGATATGAGCTCACAGAGGGGAGTAGGAGGCACAAATTCATTAGCACAGGGCTTTCTGTGAATATAGATGGCCTCTGTTCACATGTGAATTTTATTCCTTCAGTATTTCCCAGACAACGGCAGCATACATTGCCGTGCGGGTGTTATTTACTCTAAATATGCTAATCTTTGTGCTGCGGGTGAATCTCCACGAATTTTGTTTGGATTTTTCCGCTGGAAGAAATAAGGGTTAGCTCATAAAACCACTTTCCTGAAGGGCTTTCTAAGACTCCCCTCTCTATTAGTTGGTGTTTTTCTGTACGCACTTTAGATCCCTCCCTCACATGCTCTACGCCCATTATTATCTCTCTAGAGTTTATCCGTGCGGAAAAATCTATTGGGTGTGTGCAAATACGTAGATCACTCCTTTAGCTATTCACGCACCCAATTATAATTTTGTCAGGCTTTTTCTCTGGAGGGCCATCGGAAATACTTCATATGCGTCCCTTCATAACGTTAGCTTTTCTATACAGCAATCCCTTTTCTTAATTTTACAGTTGTTCCCCTCTAATATACAGCACTACAAGCCAGTGAGGATTCGGGGGAACTGTATATAACTCAAAGAAGGATTATTCTCCGTGCAGTGGTTTCTCCCGGCAACACTTTCCTGCACAGAGAAACCCTCGTGGTAGTTTCTCTAAGACGCTCAATTCTAATAATCGGAAAAACCCTCTTCTACCCTCATGAGGGTAGCAGCTGCAGTGAACAGTGGCACACCAGGCTAGCCAGAAAGCTTGACTAGATTATTAACTCAGTCAGAGACTACTGCACCGGGGCCGATATTATGTTAGAGCCCTCGAGGAATCCAGAAGTTCAAGCATTCGTCACTTCGCGATACTTGGTGGCTGGGACTATCGGCCAAGGAAAATCAAGGCCGATTCCATAGTAATAGCATACTGATTTCTACTAGTGGcaagagaagaaagcaGAAAATAGGAAATATACCAGCTAATAACGGGTACTGTTGGGTCATGGTGACGAGTATGCAATGCAGTTGTAATACCTGAAATCATCCGATAACGATTTTCTTCCAGAGAGGCTCTGGGCAGGAATATTGAAAATGTAAGAAAGCCTTGTAACGGCAGAGAGGGGACACTTTCGAATACCACTTATTGCGTAATGCGATATGCTACTATTCTTACTTGGAACAATGCAAGTCATCTAAGACTCAGGATAAGCCAAGAAAGgctggaaaaaaattagcTGATGGCCCTAAGCtagaaatatataaatgtaATGAATTTTAAATTGAGCACCAACgataaaaaatacaataatcGTATGTAACTGATATAGTTCTGGCAGATACAatcagtattttttttttcacatttattttttcttaataCTATAATTACCTGAGTCagggatggagatggaggAAGTGTCTGTTGTGGAAGAATGTAGGCGGGAACTACGATCTGCGTTACACCAGTATCCGAACTTTCCTACACAAGGTGTTCTCTTCGAGGATTTTATGACTATATTTCAGAATCCCTCATTATTTAAAACTCTAATTAATACATTGAAAAGCCATTTGAATGAAGAGTTCCCCAATGGCGAGATAGATTACATTGTTGGTATTGAGTCCCGGGGATTTTTATTTGGACCGACTCTCGCATTAGCAATGGATGTAGGTTTCGTGCCCATAAGAAAAGCTGGCAAGCTGCCCGGTGAGCTTGTTAGAGCTGATTGTGAGAAAGAATATGGATCTGCAACATATGAGCTACAAAAAGAGGCGATACCGAAGGGTTCCAATGTAGTTCTTATAGATGATGTCCTGGCAACCGGTGGATCCGCAACTGCTGCAACTCAATTATTAATGAGTGTCGgatcaaatatattagaGTATTGTTTCTTAATGGAACTGGATTTCCTGAAGGgtaaattgaaattgaatgaTGCTCCAGTTTTCTCTCTTCTACATACTCAGGAAGAAGGCCTAAAGAGGAGCCCATGAAGTTATAGAGGGTGTATTTTCAAATAGGAGATATACTATTAGGCTACTGCATCGGGTATCTTACTTTAGTAAAGCTACTATATAGCTGCTCATTCTACGGCTCCAAGTTTCCAAAGCGGTGAGAGAGGTAGCATTTTCAAGGTCGGTTTACTGGTGAAACCACTTCGAACTCTCAAGTAGTGACTAGGAAAGTTTTCTTAAGCATTATATATTTCGCTTTTGCTGTACAATTCACATTTCTTTGCATGATTATCATATGTGCCAGAAAAGGAAACTGCTTTTGGAGAATATAATAGAAACAAgtttataaaaatatattaaacacgaaataataatacaaactTTAGATTAGTTCTAATTTTCCAGTCCAAAGCTAATCTAAATAAACATccataaaaaaattgattgTTCTGTGTACTGGAATTATAGTCGATTCGTAAGGTAGCGATAAGGGTATTTAATGAAATCATTAATCGATCCGAGATTTTACCTTGTATATTTAGCAGGCCTATGAGTATTTCTACGGTCCCTCTTTTGAGGATCAAGCAGTGATTCATCAATGCGGTCTAGAACtgttgaaataaaatactcACCACCGTTATGGGTCCAAGATACGCTGTTGTTGTCAAGCCTGTACTTCTTGACCTCCAGTCTATTCAAGACTGACTCAATATTAACAGTATCTAATGTGTATCCAGACGCCCGTATGTTTTTTAGTGAGATGATTTTACATCCAACTTTAGTTTTCTGTAACAGCTTTGTAACTTCATAATTTAGTTTTCCATCgaataaaaaattgttgACCAGAAGCACATCACATTCTGGTATCAGGCTTTCAACTTTCTCGTTATTAATGAAACTCTTCCTTAGTGAGTAGTCAATTTTACTTTGTTTGAAACCAAATAGCTTGCAGCGGTTTGAATACTCTCTCATCTGAATTTCGGTTAGTTCACTTGCAGCTTCCATGATTTCACAGCCAAAACTTTCTCTGCATCCAAATTCGAGAGATGCTTGAATTACACAATTACCAACTCCAGAGCCTAGGTCCATAAAAAGATGATTTTTGGATAGTCCACACTTTGAATAAACGTCAGTCAAAAAACCAGGTAGAAGTTCGCCGTAAACGTAGTTACTGAAGGCTTTGTATTGCTTAAGTTTAGAAGCATACGGATGAATACTTCTTGTATAAAcaatttgcaaaaaatcGTGTAAGAAAGATCTTGGTAGTTCCTTTGTTGCTGCTAAATGATTTACTATTTCGGCTTTCGGTATGCTACCCACAAATTGATTGTATTTCTCAACTGTTGATATTGACAAGGCTAAGTCTTTATTGTCATAAGCGGTGTTATAAATATCAACTACCGTTTCTTTATATTCCTTCTGATATTTTTCCGGCAAATAAATTCTACCAACATACTCCATGATTTTTCCTATTTCAGCCATTCCGTCATAACGAAAGTTGACCTTTTTATAATCCATTAAGTATTCTTCATAGTAGTCAGGGTACAAAATACTGCGAAGGCCAATCAATTTGCCCTGACCATCATCTATAGGAGATTTAGAACCATCTCTATTCCTTGAGAATGGAGTTTTAGATCCTATTTCATTGTGGTGTTTGGTAAGAGAAGCAGAACTGTAAATTTGGCCCTGAAAGTTACTATAAGAATTGATATtgtcaatatcaaatatctGATATGGTGGACTAAACTTGGGAAGAGACCAGTCAATGAACGAATTGTTTGCTGATTCAGAGTTTGTTGAGTTTTTATGCTCCGCAAATCTACTGGATGCACTGTCCATCTCATACATTTTGTGATTGTTAATAGCATTCGTTGACTCTTTCTTGatactattttttgtatttttctgtgatttcttctttcttcccGGTTTTGGGCCTCTTTTCATACCACCAGTTCCTGTCTTCTTAGGTTGTTTATTTATAGTGTGTTTTTCCTCTATAGGCACAGAAGCCTTAGATTTGCTCGTTACCttgacattttttttagtctttttctgtttcaCTATTTTATTAGTCCtgttttgttttgcttCCTCTTCTCCATCAGACTCATTACTCTGGGGCGCTTTTCTCTTACGAAGGAAAGAGGTGGGAAAGCTATATTCGTATTGAGGCTGAAATTTAGACGCCTGGTCAAGGAGATCGTCAAGAGAGGTCTTTTTCCTGAATTTTCTCCGGCTATCGTTTCTTTCGCTCACATCTATTGTAGGCCTCTCAAGTTGATGAACTGGTGTAGAAGCCTCTGAGCCATCCAAACTATTCTGACTGCTTATTGTCTTTCCGGAATGTAAATCCTTCTCCATTATATCATCCGTAGCAACATCTGTCGAAGACTCTTTGTCATGGTGGTTGTCGATGGGATAAGTCTGAGAAGACCCTAAAGACGCATTATATCTTTCCGCCAGTTTTAAACCCTCCTGCATTGCAAAGGtaaaaacttaaaaaatGCTTTGTTAAGAGAATATCTCAAATGGTATCAATTTGCAATATAAAACACAAATCcagaagaaaacaaaaaagctAAAGTACTGATATCGGTGCAAATCCCTAAAAATATAACCGTCGCTTACGCAAAACACCAGCTCTTGAACAAATCAGCCCTCTGTGATGAAAAGCTGTGTCCAGGAAATATAACGTTGTTAGCAATTCTATGATACAAGTATTAAATTTAGCGAAGAGCTCACAAATAAATGTGTCAAGAGCTGCATAATCTCTAAATTAAAGGCCCAAAACGGTCAACTTCGtcaaattttttgacaGTTCGGTATATAATTTTCACGTGATTTTCTATTCTAATTTAATTAGGTGCAGcacaaataataaacacCGATGAGCCCGCGTGTAAGCGTTAAATAAGCAATAATAGCGTTAGCTCATTGGGATCTAAATCGGTCTGTGACATGGCTGGTACACGATGACCGTAAGACCCGAATTAAGTTTTCCTGCGAAGGATTTGAGGCGAAATCTGATCAGTTTACAACCGATAGAGAACTTCGTGCCTGTTACTTGTGATACAAAGCGTCCAATTAAATGTCTTATCATTGGAGTACATGGGTATTTCCCAAACAAAGCAGTGGATATTATTCTGGGTGAGAGAACGGGGACATCGCAAAGGTTTGTTTCACAAGCGGAATCAGCTGTGCAACTATATTTCAAGGAATTGGGCGTCGCAGTAGATACCACAACGTTAGCATTGGAGAAGGAAGGGACGGTTGCCAAACGAGTTGAGTTTTTTGTTGATGTGCTCGGTGAATACAGGGAAACTTTAGCAGAAGCAGACTTTATTTACTTTGTATCACACTCACAAGGTGTTCCGGTAACAGTGAATCTAATTGGGCACCTACTCATTAAGGGAATTCTACAATTAGATATTGACAGAGTTTCTCATATGAGTGATAAGCCAATTTATACACAGGAGAAGATTGTTTCGGTTCTTGGTATGGCTGGTGTGAATTATGGCCCTCTTTATGGTGCGgacaaaaatatttggcTCAGACTATTTAGTGTAGTGGAACGAAAGTCGTTAATGGAGTTGTTTGAGTTCCAAAACCCGGCCACTAAACTATCAATGGATTATATGGAGAAAGTACAGTATATCTTGGACGCTGGCGTCAAGATAACCTTTGTTGGATCAGTTAACGATCAAGTAGTTCCGTTGTATTCTTCATTAGCTTCTTTCCTTCAACACCCTAATATACAAAGGGGCATATTTTATACTTCACAATGTGATGTACCGCCATTTATTATGGGGTGCATCCTAGATTCAATAACATTGCTAAACAGTGGGAAAAAAGATCAAGgttttatcaaagaaataagcCCCTACCTACATGGACCTCTGACCGGTAATGGACACTCAGATTTGTATTTTCAGTCTGAGGTATACACTTACGGTATAAAACATGCCCTGAACAGTCAATCAATCAAACATTGTCCTTCGCCGATTATTAGAAGTGATATTGTATCATTAAAAGTTAACCCATATAACCTTCCATGGACCATGCGAGGCTTACTGAATGAGATTGAGAAAGAGTTGGGGAAGGAAGAAGTCAAAAAACTATACAAATTGTATGACG
The Nakaseomyces glabratus chromosome J, complete sequence genome window above contains:
- a CDS encoding SEC14 family lipid-binding protein (CAGL0J10450g~Ortholog(s) have phosphatidylcholine transporter activity, phosphatidylinositol transporter activity), whose amino-acid sequence is MSEEAIKKEKEILDSFPSVCEPGSPSGTPGNLNDSQKKALAQLKEQLQKDGYKLRLDDATLLRFLRARKFNVAMAKEMYVACEKWRKSAGVDTILEDFHYEEKPLVAKYYPQYYHKIDKDGRPVYFEELGTVNLNEMYKITTHERMIKNLVWEYESFVKYRLPACSRSRGYLIETSCTIMDLKGISISSAYHVLSYVKEASHIGQNYYPERMGKFYLINAPFGFSTAFRLFKPFLDPVTVSKIFILGSSYKKELLKQIPAENLPVKYGGKSEVSSSKGGLALSDIGPWRDPKFIGPEGEAPKSFVM
- the SSN2 gene encoding Ssn2p (CAGL0J10472g~Ortholog(s) have RNA polymerase II transcription coactivator activity, transcription factor activity, RNA polymerase II transcription factor recruiting activity) — protein: MKEATDDYDLSKLVSNFYRLEKITKINYAQYLPKKQNDQWGIQMEIQMRKKDRKLLVALLSKELWCFSINDQVLPSPNDIDPELNVSADKTGSFTADYSKPNLPPHYALFLKSLKRMIYLNLVEQSKNTLVQFGNSCINITKNNESNNLLQIEPHLFSNSELAISICVKDLGLLPLKVNSIDPAFLSSHALYMAPSGVRVYLVENKNDNSGTNQEHLHKYLVPVPENGEVLLKTLYASHGIKLNSSTCQWVNIIPNITHLNGRAPNISQYMDLPKELRTIVWPLDLVFAQPALDIDSSTTLSQINGLDTFEDTLSLIDNFLQLKQSSSYRTPGSSGGLTGTNIGTNVFSSEGAYTDQFQVYPKSQTNQQQTSSNSKVSPSDAASPYPGIDKIIEQKQFTPDFMASPSVSGNSNELFNDRKNGHTDLLISPSKMDVDTDFPGSNLAGQEAPSQPASDVKKSSVSASDSELFGEEDEDEDDADLFGESNNDSTGESNANNSKGEITEDIFASSDDESSLQPKKESTFYDGIKNGSAESGLNMQDRANLKRTYLDIRIEETPLSSPLYTDPGAPLPVETPRDRRKSVFAPLNFNPIIAKDVDNKYKNGGKYSFSPLQKEEALNFDVSRTELSSSEGEDSESSDDELEDLANKNDGVVYDKAENIGYKTFANLQDSVPPGLIKQDFLGNPYLASLEGSKEGQNTIWKMPQTDIAQTESPLKAIDTSIGPDGTLPNTTSSEQSKSVYVHDYGISPTKMSNDPAFDTAKIEGKYEFMNNFPSSFPFLLRHMPLSLIPDTFKHLNPTITVNERNNQIIDLLAEQIVYDYNILGNLTIPDVPYSGIRNYSNGVVKNTIDNLFSEFTRLDGTTLISRLYPMETPFVSVRKQHDQIKLRSDVQQFTKYANLKPVRGIKNFKFLVLTDSFKEDCIQFISSLSQTYINHELGFCEHLQLTNEDSKGLIYLKDFEDSKLLLLAAQIVSYLSTNRTSGKEVAFMMIIPVQRCDISELVEKTAKFQIIQNEVKAKIPSMELYLKIVPMDFIKSPLTSVDDYTNLCISIYNILPNKMIKFTHIRKQIPEKLTFKTSQQASAFKYDAYIHLAYSRSVDKQWMFAALSDSAGKENMMKTWYLGSSKNKFDEACNHIWEMALSLAGKNYGKVCLILTRLNGILPDDELMNWRRLSGRNIHLAVVCVDDNTKISFFDRNESYPSYKRLYQNANSIETLVDPERIDDYLIRDLDQDIHGVIFENPFPLVNSLHRCAIKSGALVKFNVSTTATEPHSLDKFEVNLLNCPHSDSFKLLETILEEFRNLAALNVWFGITNGENGHIPWHVLAVKKMMKTLVHTRVKVAQ
- a CDS encoding uncharacterized protein (CAGL0J10494g~Ortholog(s) have cytoplasm localization) produces the protein MEMEEVSVVEECRRELRSALHQYPNFPTQGVLFEDFMTIFQNPSLFKTLINTLKSHLNEEFPNGEIDYIVGIESRGFLFGPTLALAMDVGFVPIRKAGKLPGELVRADCEKEYGSATYELQKEAIPKGSNVVLIDDVLATGGSATAATQLLMSVGSNILEYCFLMELDFLKGKLKLNDAPVFSLLHTQEEGLKRSP
- the DOT1 gene encoding histone methyltransferase DOT1 (CAGL0J10516g~Ortholog(s) have histone methyltransferase activity (H3-K79 specific), nucleosomal histone binding activity), translating into MQEGLKLAERYNASLGSSQTYPIDNHHDKESSTDVATDDIMEKDLHSGKTISSQNSLDGSEASTPVHQLERPTIDVSERNDSRRKFRKKTSLDDLLDQASKFQPQYEYSFPTSFLRKRKAPQSNESDGEEEAKQNRTNKIVKQKKTKKNVKVTSKSKASVPIEEKHTINKQPKKTGTGGMKRGPKPGRKKKSQKNTKNSIKKESTNAINNHKMYEMDSASSRFAEHKNSTNSESANNSFIDWSLPKFSPPYQIFDIDNINSYSNFQGQIYSSASLTKHHNEIGSKTPFSRNRDGSKSPIDDGQGKLIGLRSILYPDYYEEYLMDYKKVNFRYDGMAEIGKIMEYVGRIYLPEKYQKEYKETVVDIYNTAYDNKDLALSISTVEKYNQFVGSIPKAEIVNHLAATKELPRSFLHDFLQIVYTRSIHPYASKLKQYKAFSNYVYGELLPGFLTDVYSKCGLSKNHLFMDLGSGVGNCVIQASLEFGCRESFGCEIMEAASELTEIQMREYSNRCKLFGFKQSKIDYSLRKSFINNEKVESLIPECDVLLVNNFLFDGKLNYEVTKLLQKTKVGCKIISLKNIRASGYTLDTVNIESVLNRLEVKKYRLDNNSVSWTHNGGEYFISTVLDRIDESLLDPQKRDRRNTHRPAKYTR